A region from the Manihot esculenta cultivar AM560-2 chromosome 13, M.esculenta_v8, whole genome shotgun sequence genome encodes:
- the LOC110629281 gene encoding WD40 repeat-containing protein HOS15 isoform X4, protein MYHRWKYGSTWCSYYICTKGNSVLGDGSKFELSSDQGLFEACQSDADVDEDFSFLQPLDLITKDVYELRQMIKDKKKNLHKDRDKEKHKDKEFEREHERESARVREKDRHEREKESEKDRERVEKEKERDKQHENNADREMVPDQADKNNVNHEENGNSAAPEPMEVCTTSTSQACEIPSSDVMILEGHTSEVCACAWSPTGSLLASGSGDSTARIWTIAEGTSRSSVQNSPLNVLVLKHVKGRTNEKSKDVTTLDWNGEGTVLATGSYDGQARIWNTNGELKTTLSKHKGPIFSLKWNKKGDFLLTGSCDKTAIVWDVKTEEWRQQFEFHSGPILDVDWRNNLSFATSSTDNMIYVCKVGDTRPVKTFAGHQGEVNCVKWDPTGSLLASCSDDISAKIWSMKQDKHVHDLREHSKEIYTIRWSPTGPGTNNPNQQLVLASASFDSTVKLWDVELGKRICSLNGHRDPVYSLAFSPNGEYLASGSLDRCINIWSLKEVKIVKTYTGNGGIFEVCWNKEGDKIAACFANNTVCVLDLRM, encoded by the exons ATGTACCATAGATGGAAATATGGTTCCACCTGGTGCTCTTATTACATTTGTACAAAAGGGAATTCAGTACTTGGAGATGGAAGCAAATTCGA ACTTTCTTCTGATCAAGGGTTGTTTGAAGCTTGCCAGAGTGATGCAGATGTGGATGAAGATTTCTCATTTTTGCAGCCTTTGGATCTCATTACAAAAGATGTATATGAATTACGCCAAATGATAaaagataagaaaaaaaatctgcACAAGGATAGAGATAAAGAAAAACACAAAGATAAAGAATTTGAAAGGGAACATGAAAGAGAAAGTGCAAGAGTAAGAGAGAAAGATAGGCATGAAAGGGAGAAGGAAAGTGAAAAGGACAGGGAGAGggtagaaaaggaaaaagagagaGATAAGCAACATGAGAATAATGCTGATAGGGAAATGGTTCCTGATCAAGCAGACAAGAACAATGTCAATCATGAAGAAAATGGAAATTCTGCAG CACCAGAACCAATGGAAGTCTGTACTACATCGACATCCCAGGCATGCGAGATTCCTAGTTCTGATGTGATGATTCTGGAGGGACATACATCAGAG GTTTGTGCTTGTGCTTGGAGCCCAACAGGATCACTTCTTGCATCTGG TTCTGGAGATTCCACAGCACGTATTTGGACAATAGCAGAGGGGACGTCTAGATCTAGTGTGCAGAATAGTCCTCTAAATGTGCTGGTATTGAAGCATGTCAAGGGTAGAACAAATGAGAAGAGCAAAGATGTTACAACATTAGATTGGAAT GGTGAGGGGACCGTACTGGCAACAGGTTCATATGATGGGCAAGCTAGAATCTGGAACACGAATG GGGAACTAAAAACTACATTGAGTAAACACAAAGGTCCTATATTTTCTCTGAAGTGGAACAAAAAAGGGGATTTTCTTCTCACTGGTAGCTGTGACAAAACTGCGATAGTATGGGATGTGAAAACTGAGGAATGGAGACAACAGTTTGAATTTCATTCAG GTCCTATACTTGATGTTGACTGGCGCAATAATCTTTCTTTTGCTACAAGCTCCACAGACAATATGATATATGTTTGTAAAGTTGGGGATACCCGCCCAGTTAAAACTTTTGCTGGGCATCAG GGTGAGGTTAATTGTGTCAAGTGGGATCCAACTGGTTCGTTGCTGGCGTCATGCTCTGATGATATCAGTGCAAAG ATATGGAGTATGAAGCAGGACAAGCATGTTCATGATTTGAGGGAACATTCTAAG GAGATTTACACTATCAGATGGAGCCCCACTGGACCTGGTACAAACAATCCTAACCAGCAATTAGTGCTAGCAAG CGCATCATTTGACTCAACTGTCAAATTATGGGATGTGGAACTAGGGAAACGTATCTGCAGTTTGAATGGACACAG GGATCCTGTGTACTCTCTTGCATTTAGCCCTAATGGAGAGTACCTGGCTAGTGGCTCCCTTGATAGATGTATCAACATCTGGTCTTTGAAAGAAGTAAAGATCGTAAAAACGTACACTGGCAATGGTGGAATATTTGAGGTTTGTTGGAACAAGGAAGGTGACAAAATTGCTGCTTGCTTTGCCAACAATACagtatgtgtgttagacttgaGAATGTAA
- the LOC110629281 gene encoding WD40 repeat-containing protein HOS15 isoform X5, whose protein sequence is MEIWFHLVLLLHLYKREFSTWRWKQIRVILSSDQGLFEACQSDADVDEDFSFLQPLDLITKDVYELRQMIKDKKKNLHKDRDKEKHKDKEFEREHERESARVREKDRHEREKESEKDRERVEKEKERDKQHENNADREMVPDQADKNNVNHEENGNSAAPEPMEVCTTSTSQACEIPSSDVMILEGHTSEVCACAWSPTGSLLASGSGDSTARIWTIAEGTSRSSVQNSPLNVLVLKHVKGRTNEKSKDVTTLDWNGEGTVLATGSYDGQARIWNTNGELKTTLSKHKGPIFSLKWNKKGDFLLTGSCDKTAIVWDVKTEEWRQQFEFHSGPILDVDWRNNLSFATSSTDNMIYVCKVGDTRPVKTFAGHQGEVNCVKWDPTGSLLASCSDDISAKIWSMKQDKHVHDLREHSKEIYTIRWSPTGPGTNNPNQQLVLASASFDSTVKLWDVELGKRICSLNGHRDPVYSLAFSPNGEYLASGSLDRCINIWSLKEVKIVKTYTGNGGIFEVCWNKEGDKIAACFANNTVCVLDLRM, encoded by the exons ATGGAAATATGGTTCCACCTGGTGCTCTTATTACATTTGTACAAAAGGGAATTCAGTACTTGGAGATGGAAGCAAATTCGAGTAAT ACTTTCTTCTGATCAAGGGTTGTTTGAAGCTTGCCAGAGTGATGCAGATGTGGATGAAGATTTCTCATTTTTGCAGCCTTTGGATCTCATTACAAAAGATGTATATGAATTACGCCAAATGATAaaagataagaaaaaaaatctgcACAAGGATAGAGATAAAGAAAAACACAAAGATAAAGAATTTGAAAGGGAACATGAAAGAGAAAGTGCAAGAGTAAGAGAGAAAGATAGGCATGAAAGGGAGAAGGAAAGTGAAAAGGACAGGGAGAGggtagaaaaggaaaaagagagaGATAAGCAACATGAGAATAATGCTGATAGGGAAATGGTTCCTGATCAAGCAGACAAGAACAATGTCAATCATGAAGAAAATGGAAATTCTGCAG CACCAGAACCAATGGAAGTCTGTACTACATCGACATCCCAGGCATGCGAGATTCCTAGTTCTGATGTGATGATTCTGGAGGGACATACATCAGAG GTTTGTGCTTGTGCTTGGAGCCCAACAGGATCACTTCTTGCATCTGG TTCTGGAGATTCCACAGCACGTATTTGGACAATAGCAGAGGGGACGTCTAGATCTAGTGTGCAGAATAGTCCTCTAAATGTGCTGGTATTGAAGCATGTCAAGGGTAGAACAAATGAGAAGAGCAAAGATGTTACAACATTAGATTGGAAT GGTGAGGGGACCGTACTGGCAACAGGTTCATATGATGGGCAAGCTAGAATCTGGAACACGAATG GGGAACTAAAAACTACATTGAGTAAACACAAAGGTCCTATATTTTCTCTGAAGTGGAACAAAAAAGGGGATTTTCTTCTCACTGGTAGCTGTGACAAAACTGCGATAGTATGGGATGTGAAAACTGAGGAATGGAGACAACAGTTTGAATTTCATTCAG GTCCTATACTTGATGTTGACTGGCGCAATAATCTTTCTTTTGCTACAAGCTCCACAGACAATATGATATATGTTTGTAAAGTTGGGGATACCCGCCCAGTTAAAACTTTTGCTGGGCATCAG GGTGAGGTTAATTGTGTCAAGTGGGATCCAACTGGTTCGTTGCTGGCGTCATGCTCTGATGATATCAGTGCAAAG ATATGGAGTATGAAGCAGGACAAGCATGTTCATGATTTGAGGGAACATTCTAAG GAGATTTACACTATCAGATGGAGCCCCACTGGACCTGGTACAAACAATCCTAACCAGCAATTAGTGCTAGCAAG CGCATCATTTGACTCAACTGTCAAATTATGGGATGTGGAACTAGGGAAACGTATCTGCAGTTTGAATGGACACAG GGATCCTGTGTACTCTCTTGCATTTAGCCCTAATGGAGAGTACCTGGCTAGTGGCTCCCTTGATAGATGTATCAACATCTGGTCTTTGAAAGAAGTAAAGATCGTAAAAACGTACACTGGCAATGGTGGAATATTTGAGGTTTGTTGGAACAAGGAAGGTGACAAAATTGCTGCTTGCTTTGCCAACAATACagtatgtgtgttagacttgaGAATGTAA
- the LOC110629281 gene encoding WD40 repeat-containing protein HOS15 isoform X7: MEIWFHLVLLLHLYKREFSTWRWKQIRSDADVDEDFSFLQPLDLITKDVYELRQMIKDKKKNLHKDRDKEKHKDKEFEREHERESARVREKDRHEREKESEKDRERVEKEKERDKQHENNADREMVPDQADKNNVNHEENGNSAAPEPMEVCTTSTSQACEIPSSDVMILEGHTSEVCACAWSPTGSLLASGSGDSTARIWTIAEGTSRSSVQNSPLNVLVLKHVKGRTNEKSKDVTTLDWNGEGTVLATGSYDGQARIWNTNGELKTTLSKHKGPIFSLKWNKKGDFLLTGSCDKTAIVWDVKTEEWRQQFEFHSGPILDVDWRNNLSFATSSTDNMIYVCKVGDTRPVKTFAGHQGEVNCVKWDPTGSLLASCSDDISAKIWSMKQDKHVHDLREHSKEIYTIRWSPTGPGTNNPNQQLVLASASFDSTVKLWDVELGKRICSLNGHRDPVYSLAFSPNGEYLASGSLDRCINIWSLKEVKIVKTYTGNGGIFEVCWNKEGDKIAACFANNTVCVLDLRM; encoded by the exons ATGGAAATATGGTTCCACCTGGTGCTCTTATTACATTTGTACAAAAGGGAATTCAGTACTTGGAGATGGAAGCAAATTCGA AGTGATGCAGATGTGGATGAAGATTTCTCATTTTTGCAGCCTTTGGATCTCATTACAAAAGATGTATATGAATTACGCCAAATGATAaaagataagaaaaaaaatctgcACAAGGATAGAGATAAAGAAAAACACAAAGATAAAGAATTTGAAAGGGAACATGAAAGAGAAAGTGCAAGAGTAAGAGAGAAAGATAGGCATGAAAGGGAGAAGGAAAGTGAAAAGGACAGGGAGAGggtagaaaaggaaaaagagagaGATAAGCAACATGAGAATAATGCTGATAGGGAAATGGTTCCTGATCAAGCAGACAAGAACAATGTCAATCATGAAGAAAATGGAAATTCTGCAG CACCAGAACCAATGGAAGTCTGTACTACATCGACATCCCAGGCATGCGAGATTCCTAGTTCTGATGTGATGATTCTGGAGGGACATACATCAGAG GTTTGTGCTTGTGCTTGGAGCCCAACAGGATCACTTCTTGCATCTGG TTCTGGAGATTCCACAGCACGTATTTGGACAATAGCAGAGGGGACGTCTAGATCTAGTGTGCAGAATAGTCCTCTAAATGTGCTGGTATTGAAGCATGTCAAGGGTAGAACAAATGAGAAGAGCAAAGATGTTACAACATTAGATTGGAAT GGTGAGGGGACCGTACTGGCAACAGGTTCATATGATGGGCAAGCTAGAATCTGGAACACGAATG GGGAACTAAAAACTACATTGAGTAAACACAAAGGTCCTATATTTTCTCTGAAGTGGAACAAAAAAGGGGATTTTCTTCTCACTGGTAGCTGTGACAAAACTGCGATAGTATGGGATGTGAAAACTGAGGAATGGAGACAACAGTTTGAATTTCATTCAG GTCCTATACTTGATGTTGACTGGCGCAATAATCTTTCTTTTGCTACAAGCTCCACAGACAATATGATATATGTTTGTAAAGTTGGGGATACCCGCCCAGTTAAAACTTTTGCTGGGCATCAG GGTGAGGTTAATTGTGTCAAGTGGGATCCAACTGGTTCGTTGCTGGCGTCATGCTCTGATGATATCAGTGCAAAG ATATGGAGTATGAAGCAGGACAAGCATGTTCATGATTTGAGGGAACATTCTAAG GAGATTTACACTATCAGATGGAGCCCCACTGGACCTGGTACAAACAATCCTAACCAGCAATTAGTGCTAGCAAG CGCATCATTTGACTCAACTGTCAAATTATGGGATGTGGAACTAGGGAAACGTATCTGCAGTTTGAATGGACACAG GGATCCTGTGTACTCTCTTGCATTTAGCCCTAATGGAGAGTACCTGGCTAGTGGCTCCCTTGATAGATGTATCAACATCTGGTCTTTGAAAGAAGTAAAGATCGTAAAAACGTACACTGGCAATGGTGGAATATTTGAGGTTTGTTGGAACAAGGAAGGTGACAAAATTGCTGCTTGCTTTGCCAACAATACagtatgtgtgttagacttgaGAATGTAA
- the LOC110629281 gene encoding WD40 repeat-containing protein HOS15 isoform X6, translating into MYHRWKYGSTWCSYYICTKGNSVLGDGSKFELSSDQGLFEACQSDADVDEDFSFLQPLDLITKDVYELRQMIKDKKKNLHKDRDKEKHKDKEFEREHERESARVREKDRHEREKESEKDRERVEKEKERDKQHENNADREMVPDQADKNNVNHEENGNSAEPMEVCTTSTSQACEIPSSDVMILEGHTSEVCACAWSPTGSLLASGSGDSTARIWTIAEGTSRSSVQNSPLNVLVLKHVKGRTNEKSKDVTTLDWNGEGTVLATGSYDGQARIWNTNGELKTTLSKHKGPIFSLKWNKKGDFLLTGSCDKTAIVWDVKTEEWRQQFEFHSGPILDVDWRNNLSFATSSTDNMIYVCKVGDTRPVKTFAGHQGEVNCVKWDPTGSLLASCSDDISAKIWSMKQDKHVHDLREHSKEIYTIRWSPTGPGTNNPNQQLVLASASFDSTVKLWDVELGKRICSLNGHRDPVYSLAFSPNGEYLASGSLDRCINIWSLKEVKIVKTYTGNGGIFEVCWNKEGDKIAACFANNTVCVLDLRM; encoded by the exons ATGTACCATAGATGGAAATATGGTTCCACCTGGTGCTCTTATTACATTTGTACAAAAGGGAATTCAGTACTTGGAGATGGAAGCAAATTCGA ACTTTCTTCTGATCAAGGGTTGTTTGAAGCTTGCCAGAGTGATGCAGATGTGGATGAAGATTTCTCATTTTTGCAGCCTTTGGATCTCATTACAAAAGATGTATATGAATTACGCCAAATGATAaaagataagaaaaaaaatctgcACAAGGATAGAGATAAAGAAAAACACAAAGATAAAGAATTTGAAAGGGAACATGAAAGAGAAAGTGCAAGAGTAAGAGAGAAAGATAGGCATGAAAGGGAGAAGGAAAGTGAAAAGGACAGGGAGAGggtagaaaaggaaaaagagagaGATAAGCAACATGAGAATAATGCTGATAGGGAAATGGTTCCTGATCAAGCAGACAAGAACAATGTCAATCATGAAGAAAATGGAAATTCTGCAG AACCAATGGAAGTCTGTACTACATCGACATCCCAGGCATGCGAGATTCCTAGTTCTGATGTGATGATTCTGGAGGGACATACATCAGAG GTTTGTGCTTGTGCTTGGAGCCCAACAGGATCACTTCTTGCATCTGG TTCTGGAGATTCCACAGCACGTATTTGGACAATAGCAGAGGGGACGTCTAGATCTAGTGTGCAGAATAGTCCTCTAAATGTGCTGGTATTGAAGCATGTCAAGGGTAGAACAAATGAGAAGAGCAAAGATGTTACAACATTAGATTGGAAT GGTGAGGGGACCGTACTGGCAACAGGTTCATATGATGGGCAAGCTAGAATCTGGAACACGAATG GGGAACTAAAAACTACATTGAGTAAACACAAAGGTCCTATATTTTCTCTGAAGTGGAACAAAAAAGGGGATTTTCTTCTCACTGGTAGCTGTGACAAAACTGCGATAGTATGGGATGTGAAAACTGAGGAATGGAGACAACAGTTTGAATTTCATTCAG GTCCTATACTTGATGTTGACTGGCGCAATAATCTTTCTTTTGCTACAAGCTCCACAGACAATATGATATATGTTTGTAAAGTTGGGGATACCCGCCCAGTTAAAACTTTTGCTGGGCATCAG GGTGAGGTTAATTGTGTCAAGTGGGATCCAACTGGTTCGTTGCTGGCGTCATGCTCTGATGATATCAGTGCAAAG ATATGGAGTATGAAGCAGGACAAGCATGTTCATGATTTGAGGGAACATTCTAAG GAGATTTACACTATCAGATGGAGCCCCACTGGACCTGGTACAAACAATCCTAACCAGCAATTAGTGCTAGCAAG CGCATCATTTGACTCAACTGTCAAATTATGGGATGTGGAACTAGGGAAACGTATCTGCAGTTTGAATGGACACAG GGATCCTGTGTACTCTCTTGCATTTAGCCCTAATGGAGAGTACCTGGCTAGTGGCTCCCTTGATAGATGTATCAACATCTGGTCTTTGAAAGAAGTAAAGATCGTAAAAACGTACACTGGCAATGGTGGAATATTTGAGGTTTGTTGGAACAAGGAAGGTGACAAAATTGCTGCTTGCTTTGCCAACAATACagtatgtgtgttagacttgaGAATGTAA
- the LOC110629281 gene encoding WD40 repeat-containing protein HOS15 isoform X8, translated as MIKDKKKNLHKDRDKEKHKDKEFEREHERESARVREKDRHEREKESEKDRERVEKEKERDKQHENNADREMVPDQADKNNVNHEENGNSAAPEPMEVCTTSTSQACEIPSSDVMILEGHTSEVCACAWSPTGSLLASGSGDSTARIWTIAEGTSRSSVQNSPLNVLVLKHVKGRTNEKSKDVTTLDWNGEGTVLATGSYDGQARIWNTNGELKTTLSKHKGPIFSLKWNKKGDFLLTGSCDKTAIVWDVKTEEWRQQFEFHSGPILDVDWRNNLSFATSSTDNMIYVCKVGDTRPVKTFAGHQGEVNCVKWDPTGSLLASCSDDISAKIWSMKQDKHVHDLREHSKEIYTIRWSPTGPGTNNPNQQLVLASASFDSTVKLWDVELGKRICSLNGHRDPVYSLAFSPNGEYLASGSLDRCINIWSLKEVKIVKTYTGNGGIFEVCWNKEGDKIAACFANNTVCVLDLRM; from the exons ATGATAaaagataagaaaaaaaatctgcACAAGGATAGAGATAAAGAAAAACACAAAGATAAAGAATTTGAAAGGGAACATGAAAGAGAAAGTGCAAGAGTAAGAGAGAAAGATAGGCATGAAAGGGAGAAGGAAAGTGAAAAGGACAGGGAGAGggtagaaaaggaaaaagagagaGATAAGCAACATGAGAATAATGCTGATAGGGAAATGGTTCCTGATCAAGCAGACAAGAACAATGTCAATCATGAAGAAAATGGAAATTCTGCAG CACCAGAACCAATGGAAGTCTGTACTACATCGACATCCCAGGCATGCGAGATTCCTAGTTCTGATGTGATGATTCTGGAGGGACATACATCAGAG GTTTGTGCTTGTGCTTGGAGCCCAACAGGATCACTTCTTGCATCTGG TTCTGGAGATTCCACAGCACGTATTTGGACAATAGCAGAGGGGACGTCTAGATCTAGTGTGCAGAATAGTCCTCTAAATGTGCTGGTATTGAAGCATGTCAAGGGTAGAACAAATGAGAAGAGCAAAGATGTTACAACATTAGATTGGAAT GGTGAGGGGACCGTACTGGCAACAGGTTCATATGATGGGCAAGCTAGAATCTGGAACACGAATG GGGAACTAAAAACTACATTGAGTAAACACAAAGGTCCTATATTTTCTCTGAAGTGGAACAAAAAAGGGGATTTTCTTCTCACTGGTAGCTGTGACAAAACTGCGATAGTATGGGATGTGAAAACTGAGGAATGGAGACAACAGTTTGAATTTCATTCAG GTCCTATACTTGATGTTGACTGGCGCAATAATCTTTCTTTTGCTACAAGCTCCACAGACAATATGATATATGTTTGTAAAGTTGGGGATACCCGCCCAGTTAAAACTTTTGCTGGGCATCAG GGTGAGGTTAATTGTGTCAAGTGGGATCCAACTGGTTCGTTGCTGGCGTCATGCTCTGATGATATCAGTGCAAAG ATATGGAGTATGAAGCAGGACAAGCATGTTCATGATTTGAGGGAACATTCTAAG GAGATTTACACTATCAGATGGAGCCCCACTGGACCTGGTACAAACAATCCTAACCAGCAATTAGTGCTAGCAAG CGCATCATTTGACTCAACTGTCAAATTATGGGATGTGGAACTAGGGAAACGTATCTGCAGTTTGAATGGACACAG GGATCCTGTGTACTCTCTTGCATTTAGCCCTAATGGAGAGTACCTGGCTAGTGGCTCCCTTGATAGATGTATCAACATCTGGTCTTTGAAAGAAGTAAAGATCGTAAAAACGTACACTGGCAATGGTGGAATATTTGAGGTTTGTTGGAACAAGGAAGGTGACAAAATTGCTGCTTGCTTTGCCAACAATACagtatgtgtgttagacttgaGAATGTAA
- the LOC110629281 gene encoding WD40 repeat-containing protein HOS15 isoform X2 translates to MTSITSVELNYLVFRYLQESGFTHSAFALGYEAGINKCTIDGNMVPPGALITFVQKGIQYLEMEANSSNSDADVDEDFSFLQPLDLITKDVYELRQMIKDKKKNLHKDRDKEKHKDKEFEREHERESARVREKDRHEREKESEKDRERVEKEKERDKQHENNADREMVPDQADKNNVNHEENGNSAAPEPMEVCTTSTSQACEIPSSDVMILEGHTSEVCACAWSPTGSLLASGSGDSTARIWTIAEGTSRSSVQNSPLNVLVLKHVKGRTNEKSKDVTTLDWNGEGTVLATGSYDGQARIWNTNGELKTTLSKHKGPIFSLKWNKKGDFLLTGSCDKTAIVWDVKTEEWRQQFEFHSGPILDVDWRNNLSFATSSTDNMIYVCKVGDTRPVKTFAGHQGEVNCVKWDPTGSLLASCSDDISAKIWSMKQDKHVHDLREHSKEIYTIRWSPTGPGTNNPNQQLVLASASFDSTVKLWDVELGKRICSLNGHRDPVYSLAFSPNGEYLASGSLDRCINIWSLKEVKIVKTYTGNGGIFEVCWNKEGDKIAACFANNTVCVLDLRM, encoded by the exons ATGACCTCTATAACTTCCGTCGAATTGAATTACCTCGTTTTTCGCTACCTTCAAGAGTCAG GTTTTACACATTCAGCTTTTGCTTTAGGGTATGAGGCAGGTATTAACAAATGTACCATAGATGGAAATATGGTTCCACCTGGTGCTCTTATTACATTTGTACAAAAGGGAATTCAGTACTTGGAGATGGAAGCAAATTCGAGTAAT AGTGATGCAGATGTGGATGAAGATTTCTCATTTTTGCAGCCTTTGGATCTCATTACAAAAGATGTATATGAATTACGCCAAATGATAaaagataagaaaaaaaatctgcACAAGGATAGAGATAAAGAAAAACACAAAGATAAAGAATTTGAAAGGGAACATGAAAGAGAAAGTGCAAGAGTAAGAGAGAAAGATAGGCATGAAAGGGAGAAGGAAAGTGAAAAGGACAGGGAGAGggtagaaaaggaaaaagagagaGATAAGCAACATGAGAATAATGCTGATAGGGAAATGGTTCCTGATCAAGCAGACAAGAACAATGTCAATCATGAAGAAAATGGAAATTCTGCAG CACCAGAACCAATGGAAGTCTGTACTACATCGACATCCCAGGCATGCGAGATTCCTAGTTCTGATGTGATGATTCTGGAGGGACATACATCAGAG GTTTGTGCTTGTGCTTGGAGCCCAACAGGATCACTTCTTGCATCTGG TTCTGGAGATTCCACAGCACGTATTTGGACAATAGCAGAGGGGACGTCTAGATCTAGTGTGCAGAATAGTCCTCTAAATGTGCTGGTATTGAAGCATGTCAAGGGTAGAACAAATGAGAAGAGCAAAGATGTTACAACATTAGATTGGAAT GGTGAGGGGACCGTACTGGCAACAGGTTCATATGATGGGCAAGCTAGAATCTGGAACACGAATG GGGAACTAAAAACTACATTGAGTAAACACAAAGGTCCTATATTTTCTCTGAAGTGGAACAAAAAAGGGGATTTTCTTCTCACTGGTAGCTGTGACAAAACTGCGATAGTATGGGATGTGAAAACTGAGGAATGGAGACAACAGTTTGAATTTCATTCAG GTCCTATACTTGATGTTGACTGGCGCAATAATCTTTCTTTTGCTACAAGCTCCACAGACAATATGATATATGTTTGTAAAGTTGGGGATACCCGCCCAGTTAAAACTTTTGCTGGGCATCAG GGTGAGGTTAATTGTGTCAAGTGGGATCCAACTGGTTCGTTGCTGGCGTCATGCTCTGATGATATCAGTGCAAAG ATATGGAGTATGAAGCAGGACAAGCATGTTCATGATTTGAGGGAACATTCTAAG GAGATTTACACTATCAGATGGAGCCCCACTGGACCTGGTACAAACAATCCTAACCAGCAATTAGTGCTAGCAAG CGCATCATTTGACTCAACTGTCAAATTATGGGATGTGGAACTAGGGAAACGTATCTGCAGTTTGAATGGACACAG GGATCCTGTGTACTCTCTTGCATTTAGCCCTAATGGAGAGTACCTGGCTAGTGGCTCCCTTGATAGATGTATCAACATCTGGTCTTTGAAAGAAGTAAAGATCGTAAAAACGTACACTGGCAATGGTGGAATATTTGAGGTTTGTTGGAACAAGGAAGGTGACAAAATTGCTGCTTGCTTTGCCAACAATACagtatgtgtgttagacttgaGAATGTAA